From a region of the Pseudomonadota bacterium genome:
- a CDS encoding sigma-54 dependent transcriptional regulator: MGAPSRSRRPRALVVDDEPDICELIALTLERLDVDTRVAGDLASAAQALKQMSFELCLTDLRLPDGSGLELVERIAMHHEDLPVAVITAHGDVESAVNALKLGAFDFVSKPVELDELRRLVNTALRVSPGSDQQRPATKLLGKSEPMLDLQRMIARVAKVQAPIHIYGEAGVGKELVARLIHESGPRADQPFIPVNCGAIPSELMESEFFGHKKGSFTSATSDKLGLFQTAQGGTLFLDEIADLPLHMQVKLLRVIASKAVRPIGDSREEPVDVRIISATNRELSGLVADGKFREDLYYRINVIELRVPPLRDRGEDVLLLTQHVLSRLARESAMRSPDMTVDARTALLNYPFPGNVRELENILERALTLSSGNEIDADDLQLRVETPSGGDLEARLREVAISTIQEALQRTGGNKTRAAQALGLTLRQLSYRMKTLGLGDNS; encoded by the coding sequence ATGGGCGCACCTAGCCGCAGCCGCAGACCCAGAGCGCTGGTGGTCGACGATGAGCCCGACATCTGCGAGCTCATCGCCCTCACGCTCGAGCGCCTGGATGTGGATACCCGCGTTGCCGGCGACCTCGCGAGCGCCGCCCAGGCCCTGAAGCAGATGAGCTTCGAACTCTGCCTGACCGACCTGCGCCTGCCCGACGGCAGCGGCCTCGAGCTGGTCGAGCGCATCGCCATGCATCACGAAGACCTGCCGGTCGCGGTGATCACCGCTCACGGCGATGTGGAGTCTGCGGTCAACGCCCTCAAGCTCGGCGCCTTCGACTTCGTCTCCAAGCCGGTGGAGTTGGATGAGCTTCGTCGACTGGTCAACACCGCCCTGCGCGTATCCCCAGGCAGTGACCAGCAGCGACCGGCAACCAAGCTCCTCGGCAAGTCCGAACCGATGCTAGACCTGCAGCGGATGATCGCGCGGGTGGCCAAGGTGCAAGCGCCCATACACATCTACGGTGAGGCCGGCGTGGGCAAGGAACTGGTGGCCCGCCTCATTCACGAGAGTGGTCCGCGGGCCGATCAGCCGTTCATTCCGGTCAACTGCGGCGCCATCCCGAGCGAGCTCATGGAGAGTGAGTTCTTCGGTCACAAGAAGGGCAGCTTCACGAGCGCGACCAGCGACAAGCTGGGCCTCTTCCAAACCGCGCAGGGCGGCACCCTGTTCCTCGATGAGATCGCCGACCTCCCGCTGCACATGCAGGTGAAGCTCCTGCGCGTCATCGCCAGCAAGGCGGTGCGGCCGATCGGCGACTCGCGTGAGGAACCCGTTGACGTGCGCATCATCAGTGCGACGAATCGGGAACTATCGGGTTTGGTCGCCGACGGCAAGTTCCGCGAAGATCTCTATTACCGCATCAACGTGATCGAGCTGCGCGTGCCGCCCCTGCGCGACCGCGGCGAAGACGTGCTACTGCTCACCCAGCACGTGCTGTCGCGCCTGGCGCGGGAGAGCGCCATGCGTTCCCCCGACATGACCGTGGACGCGCGCACGGCGCTCCTGAACTATCCCTTCCCGGGCAACGTACGTGAGCTCGAGAACATCCTCGAACGCGCCCTCACCCTGTCCTCGGGCAACGAGATCGATGCCGACGACCTGCAACTGCGGGTGGAAACGCCGAGCGGCGGAGACCTGGAAGCGCGCCTGCGTGAGGTGGCCATCAGCACCATCCAGGAGGCCCTGCAGCGCACGGGCGGCAACAAGACGCGAGCCGCGCAGGCCCTAGGACTCACCCTGCGCCAACTGAGCTATCGCATGAAGACGCTGGGGCTCGGTGACAACAGTTAA
- a CDS encoding pilin, whose translation MQNVQKGFTLIELMIVVAIIGILAAIAIPAYQDYTQRAQVGEAFTIVTGAKTAIAEFRQTTGAYPSSDDITALTLDLTSPAGQYVDTLTVAADTGVITVTMAANNVGADVRGGVIEFTPPAPEVLAAGQAFTWTCATGTPEIANKYLPRSCQAVAGGS comes from the coding sequence ATGCAGAACGTCCAGAAGGGTTTTACCCTCATCGAGCTGATGATCGTGGTTGCGATCATCGGTATCCTCGCCGCCATCGCTATTCCGGCTTACCAGGATTACACCCAGCGCGCTCAGGTCGGTGAAGCTTTCACCATCGTGACCGGCGCCAAGACCGCGATCGCCGAGTTCCGTCAGACCACCGGTGCTTACCCGTCTTCTGACGACATCACTGCCCTGACCCTCGACCTCACCTCCCCGGCTGGCCAGTACGTTGACACGTTGACCGTGGCCGCTGACACCGGCGTGATCACGGTGACGATGGCCGCCAACAACGTGGGGGCCGACGTCCGCGGGGGCGTGATTGAGTTCACCCCTCCCGCGCCGGAGGTTCTCGCTGCAGGTCAGGCCTTCACCTGGACGTGCGCAACTGGGACGCCGGAAATCGCCAACAAGTACCTGCCGCGTAGCTGCCAGGCTGTGGCCGGCGGCTCCTAA
- a CDS encoding prepilin-type N-terminal cleavage/methylation domain-containing protein, with protein sequence MSRIRGFTLIELMIVVAVIGLLASIAITQYANFVTRAKLADVVQLARRDVDLLREWFHINGEIPANPADAGINLSASKSQYLGADTTLEWTGTEAIMVFTVDLGGKAEGDLTFTGEPLGSDLAFSCSSSALPPAVLPAHCR encoded by the coding sequence ATGAGCCGCATACGCGGCTTCACGCTCATCGAGCTGATGATCGTGGTCGCCGTGATCGGCCTGCTGGCGAGTATCGCCATCACCCAGTATGCGAACTTCGTGACCCGCGCCAAGCTGGCGGACGTGGTGCAGCTGGCGCGCCGCGACGTCGATCTGCTCAGGGAGTGGTTTCACATTAATGGCGAGATCCCCGCAAATCCTGCGGATGCCGGTATCAACCTGTCTGCCTCCAAAAGCCAGTACCTCGGCGCCGACACCACCCTGGAGTGGACCGGAACCGAGGCCATCATGGTCTTCACCGTCGACCTTGGCGGGAAGGCGGAAGGCGACCTCACCTTCACCGGTGAACCCCTGGGCAGCGATCTCGCCTTCAGCTGCTCGAGCAGCGCCCTGCCGCCCGCAGTGCTCCCCGCCCACTGCCGCTGA
- a CDS encoding A24 family peptidase translates to MSALIDALAAHPALLVSTIALLGLLVGSFLNVVIHRLPRMMEADWRQQCAELTGQEASTEPTAPYNLVVPRSACPACGHQITALENIPIISWLMLRGRCSACNTPISARYPLVELATAVLSALVAVRFGASAEMLLALAITWALLALALIDFDTTYLPDSITQPLLWAALLTSLWGGGELTREALALSPSSAITGAIAGYLSLWSVYMGFKLLTGKEGMGFGDFKLLAALGAWLGWLALPLIVLLSAVVGATVGIALIASGKLSRDKPMPFGPFLAAAGWLAMLYGEQLTAFYLR, encoded by the coding sequence GTGAGCGCACTGATCGACGCGCTCGCTGCCCACCCAGCCCTGCTCGTCAGCACGATCGCCCTGCTCGGCCTGTTGGTCGGCAGCTTCCTGAACGTGGTGATCCACCGCCTGCCGCGCATGATGGAGGCTGACTGGCGCCAGCAATGCGCTGAGCTCACCGGCCAAGAGGCAAGCACGGAGCCTACCGCGCCCTACAACCTGGTGGTGCCGCGCTCCGCCTGCCCGGCCTGCGGCCATCAGATCACCGCCCTCGAGAACATCCCGATCATCTCCTGGCTGATGCTTCGAGGGCGCTGCTCGGCGTGCAACACACCCATCTCGGCGCGCTATCCACTGGTGGAGCTGGCGACGGCGGTGCTCAGTGCCCTGGTGGCGGTACGTTTCGGCGCCTCCGCCGAAATGCTGCTCGCCCTCGCGATCACCTGGGCGCTACTGGCGTTGGCGCTGATCGACTTCGATACGACCTACCTGCCGGACAGTATCACCCAGCCCCTCCTGTGGGCGGCGCTGCTCACCAGCCTCTGGGGCGGCGGGGAGCTGACCCGAGAAGCCCTCGCCCTCAGCCCCTCCTCCGCCATCACGGGGGCGATCGCAGGCTACCTCAGCCTCTGGTCCGTCTACATGGGGTTCAAGCTGCTCACCGGAAAGGAGGGCATGGGCTTTGGTGACTTCAAGCTATTAGCAGCCTTGGGTGCCTGGCTCGGCTGGCTCGCCCTGCCGCTGATCGTCCTGCTCTCCGCCGTGGTGGGTGCAACCGTCGGCATCGCCCTCATCGCGAGTGGCAAGCTCTCACGAGACAAGCCGATGCCCTTCGGGCCATTCCTGGCTGCCGCTGGCTGGCTCGCCATGCTCTACGGCGAGCAGCTGACCGCCTTCTACCTGCGCTGA
- a CDS encoding type II secretion system F family protein codes for MAETATVKQIPFLWEGKDRRGNRVKGKTIAASETAVRSELRRQGVLPSRIRKQRKPMSEGSITTTDIALFSRQLATMMTSGVPLVQAFEIIGNGHEKPAMQKLVLAIKASVEGGTSLAESLAKHPLYFDDLFVNLVEAGEQAGALETLLDKIATYKEKTEAIKKKIQKALFYPMAVMVVALVVTAILLIFVIPQFENMFKGFGADLPTFTKFVISASEFVRGPGGFGMAVGGAAGIWGFLFAKKRSKRLRVALDVIALRMPIFGSILRKASIARFARTLSTMFSAGVPLVEALESVAGASGNHVYETAILRMRDEVATGQRLYRSMESTELFPNMVVQMIAIGEESGSIDQMSAKVADFYEEDVDNAVDSLSSLLEPLIMAVLGVLVGGLVVAMYLPIFKMASVVS; via the coding sequence ATGGCTGAGACCGCTACCGTCAAGCAGATCCCCTTCCTGTGGGAGGGCAAGGATCGCCGTGGCAACCGCGTCAAGGGCAAGACCATTGCCGCCAGCGAGACCGCTGTGCGCTCGGAACTGCGCCGCCAAGGCGTACTGCCGTCGAGAATCCGCAAGCAGCGCAAGCCCATGTCCGAGGGCAGCATCACGACCACGGACATCGCACTATTCTCACGCCAGCTGGCCACGATGATGACCTCGGGCGTACCGCTGGTGCAGGCCTTCGAGATCATCGGCAACGGCCACGAAAAGCCGGCGATGCAGAAGCTCGTGCTCGCGATCAAGGCCAGCGTCGAGGGTGGCACGAGCCTGGCCGAATCCCTGGCCAAGCACCCCCTGTACTTCGACGATCTGTTCGTGAACCTCGTAGAGGCTGGCGAACAAGCCGGCGCCCTCGAGACCCTGCTCGACAAGATCGCCACGTACAAGGAAAAGACCGAGGCGATCAAAAAGAAGATTCAGAAGGCGCTCTTCTACCCGATGGCGGTGATGGTCGTCGCCCTCGTGGTGACCGCGATCCTGCTGATCTTCGTCATTCCTCAGTTCGAGAACATGTTCAAGGGCTTTGGCGCCGACCTACCCACCTTCACGAAGTTCGTGATCAGCGCCTCGGAGTTCGTCCGTGGTCCGGGTGGCTTCGGCATGGCGGTCGGCGGTGCCGCCGGCATTTGGGGATTTCTGTTCGCGAAGAAGCGCTCCAAGCGCCTTCGCGTGGCGCTGGACGTGATCGCCCTGCGCATGCCGATCTTCGGCTCCATCCTGCGCAAGGCCTCCATCGCGCGTTTCGCTCGCACCCTGTCGACCATGTTCAGCGCCGGTGTGCCCCTGGTCGAAGCGCTCGAGTCGGTGGCCGGGGCCTCGGGTAACCACGTCTACGAAACCGCGATCCTGCGCATGCGGGACGAGGTCGCGACCGGCCAGCGCCTGTACCGCTCCATGGAGTCGACGGAACTGTTCCCGAACATGGTGGTACAAATGATCGCGATCGGTGAGGAGTCCGGCTCCATCGATCAGATGTCGGCCAAGGTCGCAGACTTCTACGAGGAAGATGTGGACAACGCAGTCGATAGCCTCTCGAGCCTCCTCGAACCCCTGATCATGGCGGTCCTGGGCGTGCTGGTCGGCGGCCTGGTGGTGGCCATGTACCTGCCGATCTTCAAGATGGCATCGGTGGTCAGCTAA
- the pilB gene encoding type IV-A pilus assembly ATPase PilB gives MGGLPRRLLQDGIVEEATLAEAVQTAKEKGKTLVGYLVEHQLADPRDLAIAASSEFGVPLLDLDAMEVDIQTVQQVPENLLTKHRVLPLLKRGAKRLFVGISDPTNLTAIDEIKFAAACSVEAVVVEDDKLQEHLSRALEAADSSSILPSGDDDLDLDNLEVDSVDEEPNDDVGRDDIEDAPIVRFVNKILLDAIQKGASDVHFEPYEKIFRVRTRLDGVLKQVATPPVQLAGKVSARLKVMSRLDIAERRVPQDGRIKMRLSKTRAIDFRVNTCPTLFGEKIVLRILDPSSAKLGIEMLGYEDYQRELYEDALSKPYGMILVTGPTGSGKTVSLYTGLNILNTEDRNISTAEDPAEINLPGINQVNVNPKVGLTFASALKAFLRQDPDIIMVGEIRDLETAEIAIKAAQTGHLVLSTLHTNDAPKTLTRMVDMGVKPYAIASSVTLIIAQRLARRLCEHCKAQIDIPREALLKEGFTEADLDSPNFTIYKPVGCKKCSDGYKGRVGIYQVMPVSETIGRIIMEGGNAMQIADQAATEGVADLRRAGLNKAMAGITSLEEINRVTVD, from the coding sequence ATGGGCGGCCTTCCGCGACGTCTCCTGCAGGATGGGATCGTCGAGGAGGCGACGCTCGCCGAAGCCGTGCAGACGGCCAAGGAGAAGGGCAAGACGCTGGTCGGCTACCTCGTCGAGCACCAGCTCGCCGACCCCCGGGACCTGGCCATCGCCGCCTCCAGCGAGTTCGGTGTGCCCCTGCTGGATCTGGACGCCATGGAGGTGGATATCCAGACGGTACAGCAGGTTCCGGAAAATCTGCTGACCAAGCACCGGGTGTTGCCGCTGCTCAAGCGGGGCGCCAAGCGGCTGTTCGTCGGCATCTCCGACCCCACCAACCTCACGGCGATTGACGAAATCAAGTTCGCTGCCGCGTGCAGCGTCGAAGCCGTCGTGGTGGAGGACGACAAGCTCCAGGAGCACCTCAGCCGCGCCCTGGAAGCCGCCGACTCCAGCAGCATCCTGCCCTCGGGCGACGATGACCTGGACCTCGACAACCTCGAGGTCGACAGCGTCGATGAGGAGCCGAACGACGATGTCGGGCGCGACGACATCGAAGATGCCCCCATCGTCCGCTTCGTTAACAAAATTTTGCTCGACGCCATCCAGAAGGGCGCGTCGGACGTGCACTTCGAGCCCTACGAGAAGATCTTCCGTGTGCGCACGCGCCTGGACGGCGTTCTCAAGCAGGTGGCCACACCGCCGGTGCAGCTCGCCGGCAAGGTCTCCGCGCGCCTGAAAGTCATGTCCCGCCTGGATATCGCCGAGCGTCGCGTGCCGCAGGACGGCCGCATCAAGATGCGCCTGTCCAAGACGCGTGCCATCGACTTCCGCGTCAACACCTGCCCGACCCTCTTCGGCGAGAAGATCGTGCTTCGTATCCTCGATCCCTCGAGCGCCAAGCTCGGGATCGAGATGCTGGGCTATGAGGATTACCAGCGCGAGCTGTACGAGGACGCCCTGTCCAAACCCTACGGCATGATCCTGGTCACGGGCCCGACCGGTAGCGGTAAGACCGTTTCGCTCTACACGGGTCTCAACATCCTAAACACGGAAGATCGCAACATCTCCACCGCCGAGGATCCGGCGGAAATCAACCTCCCCGGCATCAATCAGGTCAACGTCAACCCGAAGGTTGGCCTGACCTTCGCCTCAGCGCTCAAGGCCTTCCTGCGTCAGGATCCCGACATCATCATGGTGGGTGAGATTCGTGACCTGGAAACGGCGGAGATCGCCATCAAGGCCGCCCAAACGGGCCACTTGGTGCTGTCGACGTTGCACACCAACGACGCACCGAAGACACTGACCCGCATGGTGGACATGGGAGTAAAACCCTACGCCATTGCGAGCTCCGTCACGCTGATCATCGCCCAGCGCCTCGCTCGACGCCTGTGCGAGCACTGCAAGGCGCAGATCGACATCCCCCGCGAGGCGCTCCTCAAGGAAGGCTTCACGGAGGCCGATCTGGACTCCCCGAACTTCACCATTTACAAGCCCGTCGGCTGCAAGAAATGCTCGGACGGCTACAAAGGGCGCGTGGGCATCTACCAGGTGATGCCAGTTAGCGAAACTATTGGGCGAATCATCATGGAAGGCGGTAACGCCATGCAGATCGCCGATCAGGCTGCCACGGAAGGCGTGGCTGACCTGCGCCGCGCCGGCCTTAACAAAGCGATGGCGGGCATTACCAGCCTCGAAGAGATCAACCGCGTCACCGTCGACTGA
- the coaE gene encoding dephospho-CoA kinase (Dephospho-CoA kinase (CoaE) performs the final step in coenzyme A biosynthesis.), with product MTPQDDTAAPALKVGITGGIASGKTAVSDRFAKLGVPVIDTDLLAREVVEPNTEGLRQVVEAFGEAILRADGALDRPALRDLVFADEAARRRLEGILHPLIWQAAAARIQAVRTPYCVVVIPLLAEGGARKRVDRVLLVDCDPATQLERLMRRDGATEAAARRILAAQATREARLAIADDVIVNDGDLPYLDMEVARLHERYSALARAHGR from the coding sequence ATGACGCCGCAAGACGACACTGCCGCCCCCGCGCTGAAGGTAGGTATCACTGGCGGCATCGCCAGCGGCAAGACGGCGGTCAGCGATCGCTTCGCCAAGCTCGGCGTGCCCGTGATCGACACGGACCTGCTCGCACGGGAAGTGGTGGAGCCGAACACCGAGGGCCTACGCCAGGTCGTCGAGGCCTTCGGCGAGGCGATCCTGCGCGCTGACGGCGCCCTCGATCGACCGGCCCTGCGCGACCTCGTGTTCGCTGACGAAGCTGCTCGGCGCCGCCTGGAGGGAATCCTGCACCCGCTGATCTGGCAGGCGGCAGCCGCGCGCATCCAAGCCGTGCGAACACCCTACTGCGTGGTGGTCATTCCCCTGCTCGCCGAGGGCGGGGCGCGCAAGCGCGTCGATCGGGTACTGTTGGTGGACTGCGATCCCGCCACCCAGCTCGAGCGCCTCATGCGCCGCGATGGTGCGACGGAGGCCGCGGCACGGCGCATCCTGGCCGCCCAAGCGACCCGAGAGGCGCGCTTAGCCATCGCCGACGACGTCATTGTGAACGACGGCGACCTGCCGTATCTGGATATGGAAGTCGCGCGCCTGCACGAGCGCTACTCGGCGCTCGCCCGAGCGCACGGACGGTGA